The following proteins are co-located in the Bradysia coprophila strain Holo2 chromosome X unlocalized genomic scaffold, BU_Bcop_v1 contig_130, whole genome shotgun sequence genome:
- the LOC119067874 gene encoding uncharacterized protein LOC119067874 isoform X3, whose amino-acid sequence MGGSPIASPSPIASPNSTTTLRPPTPQPVLQQYPMMSTNNQLLQFIQGQQILSQQRPHIISTTQTVQQSINQYVPTSTTTKHNKLPQQILPKPASNTIAGGSLQSSAGKTVITQTKSAAISMQSQQQHQQIQQVQSQHQQSIMTATPQQTQGTPIILPTNNMNQPLLLNQMPMIVQQNTPQGVQLILRPSAPQLTPQGLVIHNRPQLQQQQPQQLLRILNTNGPMQLAATTPTFIVSSQANLIQQNLQQSIKTHTANPLQQIQNLSAQQPHLAAAINSQLLGRSMAQIQNLQLNGNLTHIQMPNGLNGQFISQLPTQFQQSLANFNPNINFNQLSSANFQQLAAAAANATQTFQSPPPTQTGDVVVTGQNIQFTTQQQPQTNSMSVSLAQAIPSSPIMTQQPQLLPSVTPEPIRNPTPISLPPNTVVIQDQKPIQHIEPEIIQKPPKKPKKPKTKKIVSPPAIQHSSSAYSTNSSTSTTTTTTTNATTSTGKLDLANVMKLCGIMEDDDFMDTEEPLPQPSQQAPVVDLPVETSSNSIAPTMSSGDIMVTIPYSQNSDVPFTFTIPTSVCSSGDSNTKTTASKSATIMCVPTSNSNDTNKTANDQQFMIKIDNVDVTSGYPLTISIPRSISDSSGDTKVSTSSNIVATNASNMVNMCVPTFVNNALNSAVTPTLQSQINEIQNQLMGVVNQAGTIITACTSTGSGVSMPISTPTITTTLPQTVSQQTPIVATVTTTKAKKKQVKKNGKRIDTIPTASGNVPSQIGNIQISQIDASKSSITTNKTTIENQIQITPIIDTKPIISHPLPSNAIVNTTIQQAPTQQQQQTIQPNPLAINLQQNVQIVTAASSQQTILQNPGQQQSDMINTQQLQQPSIQTANTVQNLQQGTIVNTNAQQQQQQQQQQQQQQQQQQQQQQQQQQQQQQQQQQQQQQQHHIQVSQQNLQMQMLQQPQPQPTIPQLTGSLSLSLVEDGRLILRHNPNLQQDTQSQVILQAILSGALCNVTLINEPLIEKAPKLNNTTSTSSVSRAIASTVTTTTNKNVVVTGQPQFVQHNIFTNAVQTQSESQVFSPPPPQQQIAFQHHQLQQMTTMVQQNQMSQQPQQLIQLPQPQHHTQQQAQQHQLTQIKKEPAPTVVVNPNAAKLIELPKIDANQQLFSLNTLTNQITQLNPSLTTANLGPMERLLIVPAGINTQQLAQCLIQGQIHFNNIGQATESLRPQQQVKPQPNVQQTVCDKNKTTVVETKQKKVKTKKTKPEIVKPVRPVQMPKSIPHAQETKPQLIHPDEKHLIATSRPPSTSSVCSNTSISSNQSSTQNHFSQPIAHNGPSNSNVQIVRPSVAPNNVHVRNINTSQCNTTPSNVNANSIISTNNTIRLPSTTAQRSPHLPHQNQQHHSTGAISQANNTTGPHMQQQQQQQQQQQQQLQQQNQSTIINTNQQAFQKSAVLPSQLVSPSLSTQQQQQQQQQQQQQQIKVPAPQLTPNSVPPLVNVNSTQQMPRVQTIQLTPQKQQLLKNVQLQIQTLSSKLQNKSLLSTLSFPSDFDANNPLYNKPLPQFNMNNLMSDADIHQALQRLFIEQQKILATGKIIPTLPTGHGFTTTAARAMSPITLNNPICIAPSGTLISPIPTTSPKIKQEPIASVNTPSPIIQPVLSSCSLQGHQQQSMQISNNQSAVSTVDVKPTLPIQLRPDTSVPHTTSFAVSKTLSDPIKLLEPPTPPSVKPTSPKMKVPRHCLFEQQLAVDQESCKNPDYQNPFQSKDDAVKRLIRYHCLYAQDEDVQSDEEEYFQRTADCFQLQFKDMINKYQSLLMKDSVMHVKTSELMMIDRMFNGDIQEEILNMQIDISNSMTNANSYCKPLPTHNIPRREHEQVNFVPIKDEVKPQHFTKDLHHHHHQQQQQQPPHQRLIQQHQSNQQLQQNQQTGKSEPNLTSEIKPLPGVDIVIPKSVESIPAQRTTNKNVNIVPPIKTEQKSDKFCVQESYNNVISPKMNTNVKKEVDHFDIESEITPNIILRKCEPTYRVSPVNSDFNIDYVCNSSGSSQSINNPVKKREEDVPKEPYDEWSCIQKELSLMAEKRAEQNRMNEIYSQPTLKVNVDNHLNDLFIGRADSLKLNAVAQNSPLSELFSTTDPVNHHSNMNHNKSVEHRLDAMFGDDSDLEKSNDLVETRLDALFHGSPISSEHHNHQQQQHSQQHSLLSSSDYVMHHNQQHIQHNIHSNSIHANPKRQWNNNGEMLSPSSPPLFSSKRSCMVSTFVEEHGNRWMMDCQQQPFDFIPNNANHDINKRLWNGDSIDHMPNKKICFNNVNKGHDIDRELLSLSSSPQPLDNTALMNLHQLHNENAFDSLTSSAMGGGSSSTANTSNNSITSNFDDDINRHVQNAIDSILNLQNSETDSLHFSLDQTMNSFLADSPLSASGMTTTTQHRAQSSVRQRRNNRMDDISDCLISGVGSGDMMMDSPPLPSSSGTNDFNMTSGIDEAIKSIITS is encoded by the exons ATGGGTGGCAGTCCGATAGCAAGCCCCAGTCCCATTGCTAGTCCGAATAGCACAACGACGTTACGACCACCGACTCCACAGCCAGTTTTACAACAATATCCGATGATGAGCACGAACAATCAACTACTGCAATTCATTCAAGGACAGCAAATATTGAGTCAACAGCGACCGCACATAATTAGCACAACACAAACGGTGCAACAATCGATAAATCAATACGTGCCAACATCGACAACAACCAAGCACAATAAATTACCACAACAAATTTTGCCAAAACCTGCGTCGAATACAATTGCCGGCGGTTCACTGCAATCGTCGGCTGGAAAAACTGTGATTACGCAAACGAAATCAGCTGCAATATCAATGCAAAgtcaacaacaacatcaacaaatACAGCAAGTTCAATCACAGCATCAACAATCCATAATGACAGCGACACCGCAACAGACGCAGGGGACACCTATAATCTTGCCAACGAATAATATGAATCAGCCTCTGTTGCTAAATCAAATGCCTATGATTGTTCAGCAGAATACGCCGCAAGGAGTCCAGTTGATACTACGACCATCTGCACCACAATTAACACCACAAGGATTGGTCATCCACAATCGACCGCAGCTTCAACAACAGCAACCGCAGCAACTTTTACGAATTCTCAACACTAACGGTCCTATGCAATTAGCAGCAACTACGCCAACGTTTATTGTATCTTCGCAAGCGAATTTAATTCAACAGAATCTGCAACAAAGCATCAAAACACATACGGCCAATCCATTAcaacaaatacaaaatttgtcgGCTCAACAGCCGCACTTGGCTGCAGCAATAAACAGCCAATTGCTTGGTAGAAGCATGgcgcaaattcaaaatttacaacTGAACGGAAATTTAACACACATTCAAATGCCGAATGGACTGAACGGTCAATTTATATCACAATTACCAACGCAGTTCCAACAGAGTTTGGCCAACTTCAATCCGAACATAAACTTCAATCAATTGAGTAGTGCGAATTTTCAGCAATTAGCTGCTGCAGCAGCAAATGCCACACAAACGTTTCAGTCTCCACCGCCAACGCAAACAGGTGACGTTGTAGTTACCggtcaaaatattcaattcacaACGCAACAACAACCACAAACCAATTCAATGAGTGTATCGTTAGCGCAAGCAATACCATCGTCGCCGATAATGACACAGCAGCCACAGCTATTACCATCCGTCACGCCAGAGCCGATACGGAATCCAACACCAATATCTCTGCCACCAAATACCGTTGTAATCCAAGACCAAAAACCCATTCAGCACATCGAACCGGAAATAATTCAGAAACCACCGAAAAAACctaaaaaaccgaaaactaaGAAGATCGTTTCACCGCCAGCTATTCAACATTCCTCGTCAGCGTACAGCACCAATTCCAGTACCAGcacaacaacgacaacaacaactaaCGCAACCACAAGCACGGGTAAACTGGATTTGGCTAATGTCATGAAATTATGCGGAATTATGGAAGATGATGATTTCATGGACACCGAAGAACCGCTGCCTCAGCCATCACAGCAAGCGCCGGTGGTCGATCTACCGGTTGAAACTTCATCAAATTCCATAGCTCCAACAATGTCTAGTGGTGATATTATGGTGACCATTCCttattctcaaaattccgATGTTCCTTTTACGTTTACTATACCGACGAGTGTGTGCAGTTCGGGTGATTCGAACACTAAGACTACGGCAAGTAAATCGGCTACCATAATGTGTGTACCAACATCTAACTCTAACGACACCAACAAGACTGCCAACGACCAACAGTTCATGATTAAAATTGATAATGTGGATGTCACGTCTGGCTATCCGCTTACAATATCTATTCCTCGCAGCATTAGCGACAGCAGTGGTGACACAAAAGTGAGCACTTCCAGCAATATCGTTGCAACAAATGCATCGAATATGGTTAACATGTGCGTGCCAACATTCGTCAATAATGCTCTGAATAGTGCGGTGACCCCGACGTTACAgagtcaaatcaatgaaattcaaaatcaattgatGGGTGTTGTCAATCAAGCTGGAACAATTATAACGGCATGTACGAGTACCGGATCTGGTGTATCAATGCCGATTTCAACTCCAACGATAACAACAACACTACCGCAGACCGTGTCCCAGCAAACACCTATTGTAGCAACGGTAACAACGACGAAAGCCAAAAAGAAGCAAGTGAAAAAGAATGGAAAACGGATCGACACAATTCCTACCGCATCGGGAAACGTTCCCAGCCAGATTGGTAACATTCAAATATCCCAGATCGATGCCAGCAAATCGTCCATAACGACCAACAAAACAACGATTGagaatcaaattcaaatcacGCCAATCATTGACACAAAGCCCATCATCAGTCATCCCCTACCTTCGAATGCCATTGTTAATACAACTATTCAGCAAGCACCGacacaacagcaacaacaaaccATTCAGCCGAATCCGTTAGCCATAAACTTGCAGCAAAATGTTCAGATTGTGACTGCAGCCTCATCCcaacaaacaattttacaaaatcctGGCCAACAGCAATCGGACATGATTAACACACAGCAACTTCAGCAACCGTCAATTCAAACTGCCAACACGGTGCAAAATCTACAGCAAGGAACTATTGTCAATACAAAcgcacaacaacaacaacaacaacaacagcagcagcaacaacaacagcagcaacagcagcagcagcaacaacaacaacaacagcaacagcagcagcagcaacagcagcagcagcagcaacaacatcACATTCAAGTATCTCAGCAGAATTTACAAATGCAAATGTTACAGCAACCACAGCCACAACCAACCATTCCTCAACTAACCGGTAGCTTAAGTTTATCACTGGTCGAAGATGGGCGGTTAATCTTAAGACATAATCCAAATCTGCAACAAGACACACAATCTCAAGTAATTTTGCAAGCAATACTGAGCGGAGCTTTGTGCAATGTAACTTTGATCAACGAACCACTAATTGAAAAGgcaccaaaattgaataataCAACCAGTACGAGTTCAGTGTCCAGAGCTATAGCGTCAACAGTCACCACAACGAcgaacaaaaatgttgtg GTCACCGGACAGCCGCAATTCGTACAGCACAACATATTCACAAACGCGGTCCAAACTCAATCGGAAAGCCAAGTATTCTCACCTCCGCCACCGCAGCAACAAATTGCATTTCAACATCACCAATTGCAACAGATGACAACCATGGTTCAACAGAATCAGATGTCGCAACAACCCCAACAATTGATTCAGCTACCACAGCCACAGCACCATACGCAGCAGCAAGCCCAACAACATCAATTGACACAAATCAAAAAGGAACCAGCTCCAACAGTGGTTGTGAATCCAAATGCAGCTAAACTCATCGAACTGCCGAAAATCGATGCGAATCAGCAGCTTTTTTCGCTGAACACATTAACTAATCAAATAACGCAATTGAATCCCAGTTTAACGACGGCTAATCTCGGACCAATGGAACGTTTACTGATTGTACCGGCCGGTATTAACACTCAACAGTTAGCGCAATGTTTGATACAAGGCcaaattcatttcaacaaTATTGGGCAAGCAACTGAATCATTGAGG CCGCAACAACAAGTCAAACCTCAGCCAAATGTCCAGCAAACTgtatgtgataaaaataaaactaccGTCGtagaaacgaaacaaaagaaagtgaaaacgaaaaagaCTAAACCGGAAATAGTGAAACCTGTTCGGCCTGTACAAATGCCTAAAAGTATTCCCCATGCTCAAGAAACCAAACCGCAACTGATTCATCCGGACGAAAAGCATCTCATCGCCACGTCGCGGCCACCATCAACGTCGTCCGTGTGCAGTAACACATCGATATCATCGAATCAAAGCTCGACGCAAAACCATTTCAGCCAACCAATTGCTCATAACGGACCATCTAATTCAAATGTACAAATTGTGCGACCATCCGTTGCACCAAATAACGTTCACGTCCGGAACATCAACACGTCACAGTGCAATACGACGCCCAGCAATGTAAATGCCAATTCTATTATATcgaccaataataccattcgCCTGCCATCGACAACGGCTCAACGGTCACCGCATTTACCGCATCAGAATCAGCAACACCATTCAACAGGTGCTATATCGCAGGCTAATAATACTACTGGACCTCATAtgcaacagcagcagcagcagcaacaacaacaacaacaacagttACAACAGCAAAATCAATCAACTATCATCAACACTAATCAACAAGCCTTTCAG AAATCAGCAGTGTTGCCTAGCCAACTCGTTAGTCCATCTCTATcgacacaacaacaacaacaacaacaacaacagcagcagcaacagcaAATCAAAGTACCAGCACCTCAATTAACACCGAATTCAGTTCCACCATTGGTGAATGTTAATTCAACGCAACAAATGCCACGAGTTCAAACCATTCAGTTAACTCCACAGAAGCAGcaattgttgaaaaatgttcaactACAAATTCAGACGTTATCgtcaaaattacaaaacaaaagcTTGTTATCAACACTGTCATTTCCATCCGATTTCGATGCAAACAATCCTCTGTACAACAAACCACTGCCGCAATTCAACATGAATAACTTGATGAGCGATGCTGACATTCATCAAGCGTTGCAGCGTTTATTTATCGAACAGCAAAAGATTCTAGCCACCGGAAAAATAATACCAACTCTACCCACCGGTCACGGTTTCACGACAACAGCTGCACGGGCAATGTCCCCGATCACGTTAAATAATCCAATTTGTATTGCACCGTCGGGAACATTGATATCCCCCATTCCGACTACATCTCCGAAAATCAAGCAAGAGCCGATAGCATCAGTGAACACACCGAGTCCAATCATTCAGCCAGTTCTGAGCAGTTGTTCGTTACAAGGTCATCAACAGCAGTCGATGCAAATAAGCAATAATCAATCAGCCGTGTCCACTGTCGATGTAAAGCCAACACTTCCCATTCAGCTTCGACCCGATACTTCTGTGCCACACACCACCTCGTTCGCCGTATCAAAAACATTGTCAGATCCAATCAAGTTGTTAGAGCCACCGACGCCACCGTCTGTTAAGCCGACCAGTCCGAAGATGAAAGTGCCACGGCATTGTTT GTTCGAACAGCAACTGGCTGTTGATCAGGAGAGCTGCAAAAATCCCGATTATCAAAATCCGTTTCAGAGCAAGGACGATGCCGTTAAGAGATTGATCAG ATATCACTGTTTGTATGCTCAAGACGAAGATGTTCAGTCAGATGAGGAAGAGTATTTCCAGAGAACAGCTGACTGTTTTCAACTGCAATTCAAGGATATGATCAACAAATATCAGTCTCTCTTAATGAAAGACTCAGTG ATGCATGTGAAAACGTCGGAACTGATGATGATCGATCGGATGTTCAATGGCGACATTCAGGAGGAAATTCTGAATATGCAAATCGACATAAGTAATTCGATGACTAATGCCAATTCATACTGCAAGCCACTGCCGACGCATAACATTCCACGTCGGGAACATGAGCAGGTAAATTTTGTGCCGATAAAGGATGAAGTGAAGCCACAACACTTCACAAAGGACTTAcatcatcatcaccatcaacaacaacagcagcaaccGCCACACCAACGATTAATCCAACAACATCAATCGAATCAACAACTGCAACAGAATCAACAAACAGGCAAATCCGAACCAAATTTGACAAGTGAAATAAAACCACTGCCCGGCGTAGATATTGTAATACCAAAAAGTGTTGAGTCCATTCCCGCTCAGAGGACTACcaataaaaatgtgaacatTGTGCCACCGATAAAAACTGAACAAAAAAGTGATAAGTTCTGCGTTCAAGAGTCTTATAACAAtgtgatatcgcccaaaatgAATACGAATGTGAAAAAGGAAGTTGATCATTTCGATATTGAATCGGAGATAACTCCTAACATCATATTGAGGAAGTGTGAACCAACCTACCGTGTCAGTCCGGTCAATTCGGACTTTAATATCGATTACGTTTGCAATTCGAGTGGCAGCAGCCAGTCGATAAATAATCCGGTCAAGAAACGGGAAGAGGATGTTCCAAAGGAACCGTACGACGAATGGTCATGCATACAAAAGGAACTGAGCTTAATGGCTGAGAAACGTGCCGAACAGAATCGTATGAATGAGATTTACAGTCAACCGACTTTGAAGGTTAACGTAGACAATCATTTGAACGACCTGTTTATCGGTCGCGCCGATAGCCTGAAATTGAATGCAGTCGCCCAGAATTCGCCATTATCGGAACTATTTAGCACAACCGATCCGGTCAATCATCATTCGAATATGAACCACAACAAATCGGTGGAACATCGTTTGGATGCTATGTTTGGCGACGATTCCGATCTGGAGAAATCGAATGATTTGGTTGAGACGCGTCTGGATGCATTATTCCACGGTTCGCCCATTTCGTCAGAACATCATAACCATCAGCAGCAGCAGCATAGTCAACAACATAGTCTGTTGTCCAGTTCTGACTACGTAATGCATCACAACCAACAACACATCCAGCATAACATTCATTCGAATTCGATTCATGCAAACCCTAAACGGCAATGGAATAACAATGGCGAAATGCTATCACCGTCATCTCCGCCACTATTCTCGTCGAAACGATCGTGTATGGTTTCAACATTTGTTGAGGAGCATGGCAATCGTTGGATGATGGACTGTCAACAGCAACCGTTCGATTTCATACCAAATAATGCCAATCACGACATCAACAAACGTTTATGGAACGGTGACAGCATCGATCATATGCCCAATAAGAAAATATGCTTCAATAACGTGAACAAAGGGCACGACATCGACCGAGAACTGTTGAGCCTTTCGTCATCGCCTCAACCATTAGACAATACGGCCTTAATGAATTTACATCAATTGCACAATGAAAATGCATTCGATTCATTGACATCATCGGCTATGGGTGGAGGCAGCAGTAGTACAGCCAATACCAGCAACAATAGTATCACATCGAACTTTGACGATGACATAAATCGTCATGTCCAGAATGCCATCGATAGCATACTGAATCTGCAAAACAGCGAAACCGATTCGCTTCACTTTTCGCTGGATCAAACGATGAATTCATTTCTAGCCGACAGTCCACTGAGTGCGTCGGGCATGACAACGACCACACAGCATCGTGCCCAATCGTCCGTACGGCAACGGCGAAACAATCGCATGGATGACATCAGCGATTGTTTAATTAGTGGCGTCGGTTCGGGCGACATGATGATGGACTCGCCGCCATTGCCATCGTCGTCCGGTACTAATGATTTTAATATGACTAGTGGAATTGATGAAGCTATCAAATCGATTATAACGTCTTGA